One region of Citrus sinensis cultivar Valencia sweet orange chromosome 6, DVS_A1.0, whole genome shotgun sequence genomic DNA includes:
- the LOC102613462 gene encoding cell number regulator 8, producing MANNHNNDTGSGNDSESSPLLTNHHVAADAEDEKKSNIDGKTNGVKVPPGGKSEAPASAGYDWTANGLPLGHGSVMGEPMGRSLWDSSLFACLGRNDEFCSSDLEVCLLGGMAPCVLYGSNVERLASAPGTFANHCLPYSGLYLIGNAFFGWNCLAPWFSYPSRTAIRRKFNLEGSFEALNRSCGCCGSCVEDELQREQCESSCDFATHVFCHLCALCQEGRELRRRMPHPGFNAQPVLVMLPPGEQTMGRGA from the exons ATGGCGAACAATCACAACAATGATACCGGCAGCGGCAACGATTCTGAATCGAGCCCTCTGTTGACCAATCACCACGTGGCAGCAGATGCCGAGGACGAGAAGAAGTCAAATATTGACGGCAAGACCAACGGCGTTAAGGTTCCGCCAGGTGGGAAATCCGAGGCGCCGGCGTCGGCTGGGTACGATTGGACGGCGAATGGGCTGCCGTTGGGTCACGGGAGTGTGATGGGCGAGCCGATGGGACGGAGCCTGTGGGACTCGAGTCTCTTCGCTTGCCTCGGTCGCAATGATGAGTTTTGCAGCAGCGATCTTGAAGTTT GTCTTCTTGGAGGCATGGCACCATGTGTTCTGTATGGAAGCAATGTTGAGAGGCTTGCATCTGCTCCAGGAACCTTTGCAAATCACTGCCTGCCTTACTCTGGTCTGTACCTGATTGGTAATGCCTTTTTTGGTTGGAATTGCCTTGCACCATGGTTTTCATATCCTAGCCGTACTGCTATCCGCCGAAAGTTTAATCTGGAG GGAAGCTTTGAGGCACTTAATAGGTCATGTGGATGTTGTGGAAGTTGCGTGGAAGATGAGTTGCAACGTGAGCAGTGTGAGTCGTCATGCGATTTTGCCACCCATGTGTTCTGCCACCTTTGTGCTCTTTGCCAAGAAGGTCGTGAGCTCCGAAGAAGGATGCCCCACCCTGGGTTCAATGCTCAACCTGTCTTGGTCATGCTCCCTCCTGGTGAGCAGACAATGGGCCGTGGAGCCTAA